From Helicoverpa zea isolate HzStark_Cry1AcR chromosome 23, ilHelZeax1.1, whole genome shotgun sequence, one genomic window encodes:
- the LOC124641745 gene encoding uncharacterized protein LOC124641745, whose amino-acid sequence MAVYRTEDYATKTTDTLLQEVMKTFEDIPSKVKEYPQMRKDIKTFLEVQSDKGLRALFELCKRVTSLEAAAARTRAPSTVGPSGKDVHIIDKLEDVETQLQMRLNKLEEKMVLCFDEQKTLRDDGGYDIIDKIVDKIDEAKAAINQTTQGVMVVSRTQITLDEKLDGIACDVAAAKAALSEVAKQEKQPSEPRSYASVAAAKPGYRPALHSMAVTLEGNQETADEVLERVKKAVDARSTGLKINKVRKAKNQTVILGCNTKEELNKVKQTIESRGKGLIVTHIKNKNPLVILKDVFLQSDDEELIRALHIQNAEIFGDLSQEEIETTVKFKKRTKNPKTAHVIVQVAPVVWRRMTEAGALYLDLQRVRVEDQSPLIQCTKCLAFGHGRKFCTESADKCSHCGGPHLREKCADFIAGNEPRCCNCSHSRLQNTEHNAFSAECPIRKKWDYLARATTMYV is encoded by the coding sequence ATGGCGGTATACCGGACGGAGGACTACGCGACGAAAACCACGGACACACTTCTTCAGGAAGTCATGAAGACCTTTGAGGACATTCCCTCAAAGGTCAAAGAATATCCACAAATGAGAAAAGACATCAAGACCTTCCTGGAGGTACAGTCTGACAAGGGCCTCCGCGCCTTATTTGAGCTGTGCAAGCGAGTAACCAGCCTAGAAGCAGCGGCAGCCAGGACGCGGGCGCCCAGTACGGTCGGGCCGTCTGGAAAAGATGTCCACATCATTGACAAACTGGAAGATGTCGAGACTCAGCTGCAAATGCGGCTGAATAAGCTCGAGGAGAAGATGGTGCTGTGCTTCGACGAACAGAAGACTCTGCGTGACGATGGCGGGTACGACATCATCGACAAGATCGTCGACAAAATCGACGAGGCTAAGGCGGCCATCAACCAGACGACGCAAGGCGTCATGGTGGTGAGCCGCACTCAGATAACCCTCGACGAGAAGCTCGACGGTATTGCCTGTGATGTCGCGGCTGCCAAAGCAGCGCTGTCTGAAGTCGCGAAGCAAGAAAAGCAACCATCCGAGCCTAGGTCGTACGCGAGCGTCGCAGCAGCCAAACCCGGGTACCGGCCGGCACTTCACTCGATGGCGGTCACTCTCGAAGGCAATCAGGAGACTGCCGACGAGGTGCTCGAGCGAGTGAAGAAGGCGGTCGATGCCAGGAGTACTGGcctaaaaattaataaggtGCGCAAAGCTAAAAATCAAACCGTCATCTTAGGGTGCAACACAAAAGAAGAATTAAATAAGGTTAAACAAACAATCGAAAGTAGGGGTAAAGGTTTAATAGtaacacatataaaaaataaaaatccgctCGTCATCCTAAAGGACGTCTTCCTGCAAAGCGACGACGAGGAGTTAATAAGGGCGCTTCACATTCAAAATGCAGAAATATTCGGAGATCTATCACAAGAAGAAATCGAAACAACCGTAAAATTcaaaaaacggacaaaaaaccCCAAAACCGCGCACGTCATTGTCCAGGTCGCTCCCGTTGTGTGGCGGAGGATGACGGAGGCTGGAGCCCTCTACCTCGACCTGCAAAGGGTCAGAGTGGAGGACCAGTCTCCGCTCATCCAATGCACGAAATGCTTGGCATTCGGGCACGGCCGGAAATTTTGTACGGAAAGTGCGGACAAGTGCAGTCACTGCGGCGGCCCGCATCTGCGCGAGAAATGCGCAGATTTCATTGCGGGCAACGAACCGCGGTGCTGCAACTGCTCGCACTCTAGGCTGCAGAACACTGAGCACAATGCCTTCAGCGCCGAATGCCCCATTCGCAAGAAATGGGACTACCTGGCTCGTGCAACAACGATGTACGTTTGA